The proteins below come from a single Felis catus isolate Fca126 chromosome A1, F.catus_Fca126_mat1.0, whole genome shotgun sequence genomic window:
- the LMAN2 gene encoding vesicular integral-membrane protein VIP36 isoform X2, whose protein sequence is MAAEGWFWRWGWGRRCPGRPGLPGPGPGPTTPLLLFLLLGPVVADITDGNSEHLKREHSLIKPYQGVGSSSMPLWDFQGSTILTSQYVRLTPDERSKEGSIWNHQPCFLKDWEMHVHFKVHGAGKKNLHGDGIALWYTRDRLVPGPVFGSKDNFHGLAIFLDTYPNDETTERVFPYISVMVNNGSLSYDHSKDGRWTELAGCTADFRNRDHDTFLAVRYSRGRLTVMTDLEDKNEWKNCIDITGVRLPTGYYFGASAGTGDLSDNHDIISMKLFQLMVEHTPDEENIDWTKIEPSVNFLKSPKGNIDVPTQCHTLL, encoded by the exons ATGGCGGCGGAAGGCTGGTTTTggcgctggggctggggccggcGGTGCCCGGGGAGGCCTGGGCTTcccggccctggccctggccccacTACACCTctacttctttttctgttgctggGGCCGGTTGTTGCAGATATAACTGACGGCAACAGTGAACACCTCAAGCGGGAGCATTCGCTTATCAAGCCCTACCAAG GGGTCGGTTCCAGCTCCATGCCCCTCTGGGATTTCCAAGGCAGCACTATACTCACGAGCCAGTACGTGCGTTTGACCCCTGATGAGCGCAGCAAAGAGGGCTCTATCTGGAACCACCAG ccTTGCTTCCTCAAGGACTGGGAGATGCATGTCCACTTCAAAGTCCACGGTGCAGGGAAGAAGAATCTCCATGGAGATGGCATTGCCTTGTGGTATACCCGGGACCGCCTTGTGCCAG GGCCTGTGTTTGGAAGCAAAGACAACTTCCATGGCCTAGCCATCTTCTTGGACACATATCCCAATGATGAGACCACAGAG CGTGTGTTCCCGTACATCTCGGTGATGGTGAACAATGGCTCCCTGTCCTACGACCATAGCAAGGATGGCCGCTGGACTGAGCTGGCAGGCTGCACGGCTGACTTCCGCAACCGCGATCATGATACCTTCCTGGCTGTTCGCTACTCCCGTGGCCGTCTGACG GTGATGACCGACCTAGAGGACAAGAACGAGTGGAAGAATTGCATCGACATCACGGGAGTGCGCCTGCCCACTGGCTACTACTTTGGAGCCTCGGCTGGCACCGGAGACCTGTCTG ACAATCATGACATCATCTCCATGAAACTGTTCCAGCTGATGGTAGAACATACGCCTGATGAAGAGAACATTGACTGGACCaagattgagcccagtgtcaaTTTCCTCAAGTCACCCAAAG GTAATATTGACGTGCCCACTCAATGCCACACACTGTTGTAG
- the LMAN2 gene encoding vesicular integral-membrane protein VIP36 isoform X3 — protein MAAEGWFWRWGWGRRCPGRPGLPGPGPGPTTPLLLFLLLGPVVADITDGNSEHLKREHSLIKPYQGVGSSSMPLWDFQGSTILTSQYVRLTPDERSKEGSIWNHQPCFLKDWEMHVHFKVHGAGKKNLHGDGIALWYTRDRLVPGPVFGSKDNFHGLAIFLDTYPNDETTERVFPYISVMVNNGSLSYDHSKDGRWTELAGCTADFRNRDHDTFLAVRYSRGRLTVMTDLEDKNEWKNCIDITGVRLPTGYYFGASAGTGDLSDNHDIISMKLFQLMVEHTPDEENIDWTKIEPSVNFLKSPKAPPLFSPRQCG, from the exons ATGGCGGCGGAAGGCTGGTTTTggcgctggggctggggccggcGGTGCCCGGGGAGGCCTGGGCTTcccggccctggccctggccccacTACACCTctacttctttttctgttgctggGGCCGGTTGTTGCAGATATAACTGACGGCAACAGTGAACACCTCAAGCGGGAGCATTCGCTTATCAAGCCCTACCAAG GGGTCGGTTCCAGCTCCATGCCCCTCTGGGATTTCCAAGGCAGCACTATACTCACGAGCCAGTACGTGCGTTTGACCCCTGATGAGCGCAGCAAAGAGGGCTCTATCTGGAACCACCAG ccTTGCTTCCTCAAGGACTGGGAGATGCATGTCCACTTCAAAGTCCACGGTGCAGGGAAGAAGAATCTCCATGGAGATGGCATTGCCTTGTGGTATACCCGGGACCGCCTTGTGCCAG GGCCTGTGTTTGGAAGCAAAGACAACTTCCATGGCCTAGCCATCTTCTTGGACACATATCCCAATGATGAGACCACAGAG CGTGTGTTCCCGTACATCTCGGTGATGGTGAACAATGGCTCCCTGTCCTACGACCATAGCAAGGATGGCCGCTGGACTGAGCTGGCAGGCTGCACGGCTGACTTCCGCAACCGCGATCATGATACCTTCCTGGCTGTTCGCTACTCCCGTGGCCGTCTGACG GTGATGACCGACCTAGAGGACAAGAACGAGTGGAAGAATTGCATCGACATCACGGGAGTGCGCCTGCCCACTGGCTACTACTTTGGAGCCTCGGCTGGCACCGGAGACCTGTCTG ACAATCATGACATCATCTCCATGAAACTGTTCCAGCTGATGGTAGAACATACGCCTGATGAAGAGAACATTGACTGGACCaagattgagcccagtgtcaaTTTCCTCAAGTCACCCAAAG ctccccctctcttctcccccagaCAATGTGGATGA
- the LMAN2 gene encoding vesicular integral-membrane protein VIP36 isoform X1 translates to MAAEGWFWRWGWGRRCPGRPGLPGPGPGPTTPLLLFLLLGPVVADITDGNSEHLKREHSLIKPYQGVGSSSMPLWDFQGSTILTSQYVRLTPDERSKEGSIWNHQPCFLKDWEMHVHFKVHGAGKKNLHGDGIALWYTRDRLVPGPVFGSKDNFHGLAIFLDTYPNDETTERVFPYISVMVNNGSLSYDHSKDGRWTELAGCTADFRNRDHDTFLAVRYSRGRLTVMTDLEDKNEWKNCIDITGVRLPTGYYFGASAGTGDLSDNHDIISMKLFQLMVEHTPDEENIDWTKIEPSVNFLKSPKDNVDDPTGNFRSGPLTGWRVFLLLLCALLGIIVCAVVGAVVFQKRQERNKRFY, encoded by the exons ATGGCGGCGGAAGGCTGGTTTTggcgctggggctggggccggcGGTGCCCGGGGAGGCCTGGGCTTcccggccctggccctggccccacTACACCTctacttctttttctgttgctggGGCCGGTTGTTGCAGATATAACTGACGGCAACAGTGAACACCTCAAGCGGGAGCATTCGCTTATCAAGCCCTACCAAG GGGTCGGTTCCAGCTCCATGCCCCTCTGGGATTTCCAAGGCAGCACTATACTCACGAGCCAGTACGTGCGTTTGACCCCTGATGAGCGCAGCAAAGAGGGCTCTATCTGGAACCACCAG ccTTGCTTCCTCAAGGACTGGGAGATGCATGTCCACTTCAAAGTCCACGGTGCAGGGAAGAAGAATCTCCATGGAGATGGCATTGCCTTGTGGTATACCCGGGACCGCCTTGTGCCAG GGCCTGTGTTTGGAAGCAAAGACAACTTCCATGGCCTAGCCATCTTCTTGGACACATATCCCAATGATGAGACCACAGAG CGTGTGTTCCCGTACATCTCGGTGATGGTGAACAATGGCTCCCTGTCCTACGACCATAGCAAGGATGGCCGCTGGACTGAGCTGGCAGGCTGCACGGCTGACTTCCGCAACCGCGATCATGATACCTTCCTGGCTGTTCGCTACTCCCGTGGCCGTCTGACG GTGATGACCGACCTAGAGGACAAGAACGAGTGGAAGAATTGCATCGACATCACGGGAGTGCGCCTGCCCACTGGCTACTACTTTGGAGCCTCGGCTGGCACCGGAGACCTGTCTG ACAATCATGACATCATCTCCATGAAACTGTTCCAGCTGATGGTAGAACATACGCCTGATGAAGAGAACATTGACTGGACCaagattgagcccagtgtcaaTTTCCTCAAGTCACCCAAAG aCAATGTGGATGACCCGACGGGAAACTTCCGCAGCGGGCCCCTGACAGGGTGGCGGGTGTTCCTGCTGCTGCTATGTGCGCTCCTGGGCATCATCGTGTGCGCCGTGGTGGGGGCCGTAGTGTTTCAGAAGCGGCAGGAGCGGAACAAGCGATTCTACTGA